From Methanomassiliicoccales archaeon LGM-RCC1, one genomic window encodes:
- a CDS encoding archease yields MERYILIDHTADMMVKAFGKTLEECYANAAYALFDQTVDLSDIGTSEETEIRVTGIDDEDRLYSFLSELLFIEDADNLILKEFVVSFEGDDVVCHAKGETLDRARHRIKSEVKAVTYHMMEVDRSTPSVTVLFDV; encoded by the coding sequence ATGGAGAGGTACATCCTCATAGATCACACGGCCGACATGATGGTCAAGGCCTTCGGGAAGACCCTGGAGGAATGCTATGCCAATGCGGCATACGCCCTGTTCGACCAGACGGTGGATCTGTCAGATATCGGCACTTCCGAGGAGACGGAGATCCGTGTCACCGGGATCGATGACGAGGACAGACTGTACTCGTTCCTCTCCGAGCTGCTTTTCATAGAGGATGCTGACAATCTCATCCTGAAGGAATTCGTGGTGTCCTTCGAAGGTGACGATGTGGTATGCCATGCCAAGGGGGAGACCCTGGACAGGGCCAGGCACCGCATAAAGTCCGAGGTGAAGGCCGTCACGTATCACATGATGGAAGTGGACAGATCCACTCCTTCAGTGACCGTTCTCTTCGATGTCTGA
- a CDS encoding HD domain-containing protein, whose protein sequence is MEEAVFERAKDFARGIFEGDSSGHDVYHTIRVHDLARTICMKEGGEMDIVRLAALLHDVDDRKLFGGNGFANARRFMDSENIPIDDQLFVCDIISQVSFKGKDSVTPSTLEGKIVQDADRMDAIGAIGIARAFAYGGSKGRAIYIPGESPKEGMSEKEYFSNQGTSVNHFYEKLLLLKDMMNTETAKRMAQARHDYMVGYLEEFMSEWEGTR, encoded by the coding sequence ATGGAAGAAGCGGTATTCGAAAGGGCCAAGGATTTCGCCAGAGGGATATTCGAAGGCGACAGCAGCGGCCATGACGTATACCATACCATCCGGGTCCATGATCTGGCCCGTACGATCTGCATGAAAGAGGGCGGGGAGATGGACATAGTCCGTCTCGCTGCTCTACTGCATGACGTCGACGACCGCAAGCTGTTCGGTGGGAACGGCTTCGCCAACGCGAGACGCTTCATGGATTCTGAAAACATACCGATAGATGACCAGCTTTTCGTCTGCGACATAATCTCGCAGGTATCATTCAAGGGTAAGGATTCCGTCACGCCCTCTACGCTGGAAGGCAAGATAGTCCAGGATGCCGACCGCATGGATGCGATAGGAGCCATCGGAATCGCAAGGGCATTCGCATACGGCGGTAGCAAGGGCAGGGCGATCTACATCCCCGGAGAGTCCCCGAAGGAGGGCATGTCCGAGAAGGAGTACTTCAGCAATCAGGGCACCTCCGTGAACCACTTCTACGAGAAGCTCCTGCTCCTCAAGGACATGATGAACACAGAGACGGCCAAGAGGATGGCCCAGGCACGCCACGACTACATGGTCGGGTATCTGGAGGAGTTCATGTCCGAATGGGAAGGCACCCGCTGA
- the nadX gene encoding aspartate dehydrogenase, producing MRITIVGCGSRGSKLAEAADKMMEVKRIYLVDTDKKRAEAVAASLNKAELVEDVEEELYHCDLVIECATQDAAKMVIPKVVSRGVDIMIMSVGALVDDEFRAMVTDKASQCDAKIYIPSGAICGTDGLRSSTVGAVQEVELITTMPPLSFECIKYVEDKGVDVKTIKDTTVLFKGTAREAVQYFPRNVNVAAIVSIMGIGFDKTMVTIQADPAIKTNSHELRIKGEFGEMTTHTFNVPSPINPRTSNLSVFSAISALQRIVRNEWIGI from the coding sequence ATGCGCATAACGATTGTAGGCTGCGGCTCCAGAGGTTCAAAGCTCGCGGAAGCGGCCGATAAGATGATGGAAGTCAAGAGGATCTATCTCGTTGACACGGACAAGAAACGTGCCGAAGCGGTAGCAGCCAGCCTCAACAAGGCCGAACTGGTCGAGGATGTGGAGGAGGAGCTCTACCATTGCGACCTGGTCATCGAATGCGCAACACAGGATGCCGCCAAGATGGTCATCCCCAAGGTCGTCTCCAGGGGAGTCGACATCATGATCATGTCGGTGGGAGCGCTTGTGGACGATGAGTTCAGGGCGATGGTCACGGACAAGGCCTCGCAATGCGATGCCAAGATCTACATCCCGTCCGGTGCGATATGCGGTACCGACGGTCTCAGGTCATCCACAGTGGGAGCGGTGCAGGAGGTCGAGCTGATCACCACCATGCCCCCGCTCAGCTTCGAGTGCATCAAGTACGTCGAGGACAAGGGAGTGGACGTCAAGACGATCAAGGACACCACCGTCCTGTTCAAGGGAACCGCCAGGGAGGCTGTGCAGTACTTCCCTAGGAACGTCAACGTCGCGGCTATCGTCAGCATCATGGGAATCGGATTCGACAAGACCATGGTGACAATCCAGGCCGATCCTGCGATCAAGACCAACTCCCACGAGCTGAGGATCAAGGGAGAGTTCGGAGAGATGACCACGCACACGTTCAACGTCCCCTCGCCGATCAACCCCAGGACATCCAACCTCTCAGTATTCTCCGCGATCTCTGCGCTGCAGAGGATCGTCAGGAACGAGTGGATAGGGATCTGA
- a CDS encoding Xaa-Pro peptidase family protein — protein sequence MDRDLIPMSATRAERLISNAEGMDAIVIMNDGEPFLDSTFWYLCEQPGGCFEGSFAIVRKDGTLDVIVSPLEAESAEDGVGNICVYHDGKERENFIKESLKGCKKVGFNTHSSTYAMVQYVKKVVGEIEAVDAGKAIDSTVSVKDAKEIEATRQACKISSTVAKELPDYLSEGVSEKEVASRMDNRMRELGGTGNAFDTIAAFGAYSSQPHHMPCDYRLKKGDTALFDFGTKYARYCSDMTRTLFLGNPPEVLERAYEVVREAQLAGIAEYRDGANANAADLAARKLIDETEFKGTFIHSFGHGIGQDVHQAISVSPKSEQILHAGNIVSAEPGIYIPGVGGIRIEDTVLVTEKGYEILTDFDHSFTVVQ from the coding sequence GTGGATAGGGATCTGATCCCGATGTCCGCCACAAGGGCCGAGAGGCTCATCTCCAATGCCGAAGGCATGGATGCTATAGTGATAATGAACGATGGGGAACCGTTCCTGGATTCCACGTTCTGGTATCTGTGCGAGCAGCCCGGAGGTTGCTTTGAAGGTTCATTCGCCATTGTTCGCAAGGACGGGACGCTGGATGTCATCGTCAGTCCTCTGGAAGCCGAATCGGCTGAGGACGGAGTGGGCAACATTTGCGTCTACCATGACGGAAAGGAGCGCGAGAACTTCATCAAGGAATCCCTGAAGGGATGCAAGAAGGTCGGTTTCAACACCCACTCCAGCACGTACGCCATGGTGCAGTACGTAAAGAAGGTCGTCGGTGAGATCGAGGCGGTCGATGCAGGAAAGGCGATCGACAGCACGGTATCCGTCAAGGATGCGAAGGAGATCGAGGCCACTAGGCAGGCATGCAAGATCTCATCCACGGTAGCGAAGGAGCTTCCGGATTATCTTTCCGAGGGAGTCTCGGAGAAGGAGGTCGCCTCCAGGATGGACAACAGGATGCGCGAGCTGGGCGGAACTGGTAACGCATTCGACACCATCGCGGCTTTCGGAGCATACTCATCACAGCCCCATCACATGCCTTGCGACTACAGGCTCAAGAAGGGAGACACCGCACTTTTCGACTTCGGAACTAAATATGCCAGATACTGCTCTGATATGACGAGGACATTGTTCCTCGGCAACCCTCCTGAGGTATTGGAGAGAGCGTACGAGGTCGTCAGGGAGGCGCAGCTCGCAGGCATCGCGGAGTATCGCGATGGGGCCAACGCCAACGCCGCTGATCTCGCAGCAAGGAAGCTCATCGACGAGACCGAGTTCAAGGGAACATTCATACATTCTTTCGGCCACGGTATCGGCCAGGATGTCCACCAGGCGATATCGGTATCGCCGAAATCTGAGCAGATCCTGCACGCGGGGAACATAGTGTCCGCAGAGCCCGGGATATACATCCCCGGCGTAGGCGGGATAAGGATAGAGGACACCGTGCTGGTCACGGAGAAAGGCTACGAGATCCTCACGGATTTCGACCACTCATTCACCGTAGTCCAATGA
- a CDS encoding radical SAM protein → MTLPTLLDFEVESVPWDGEFEIIQCKKALNPSVMYPVRYSLNPYGGCEHGCIYCFAPRYTHSDPAKWRVVRVKANIVDRLAKEIGNTEGTIGLGTVTDAYQAAEGRFRLSRMCLELIHSKGRSVFITTKSPLVLRDLDLLKDMDSTVAVSVSNPDERFCKMTEPGAPSFEERLDTIRRLVDSGVKTCVFIAPVLSSLEGREEELARRLSETGVKKVFIDNYMRRDTDYERLVRMGIDGSVEAERKVREACLREGLELISER, encoded by the coding sequence ATGACTCTGCCGACCCTTCTGGACTTCGAGGTAGAATCCGTCCCTTGGGATGGGGAGTTCGAGATCATACAGTGCAAGAAGGCATTGAATCCGTCCGTGATGTATCCCGTCAGGTACAGTCTCAATCCGTATGGGGGATGCGAGCACGGATGCATCTACTGTTTCGCACCCAGATACACTCATTCCGACCCCGCCAAATGGCGTGTGGTCCGTGTGAAGGCTAATATCGTGGACCGTCTGGCCAAGGAGATAGGCAACACGGAAGGGACCATAGGATTGGGAACGGTCACCGACGCGTATCAGGCAGCCGAGGGAAGGTTCAGGCTCAGCAGGATGTGCCTGGAGTTGATCCACAGCAAGGGCAGGAGCGTGTTCATAACGACGAAATCTCCGCTGGTGCTGAGGGATCTCGATCTTCTGAAGGATATGGATTCAACAGTGGCCGTATCCGTCTCGAATCCCGACGAGAGGTTCTGTAAGATGACTGAGCCTGGCGCGCCATCGTTCGAGGAGCGCTTGGATACCATAAGGAGACTTGTGGATAGCGGAGTGAAGACATGCGTCTTCATCGCACCTGTACTCTCATCATTGGAGGGCCGTGAAGAAGAGTTGGCACGCCGTCTTTCGGAGACTGGTGTGAAGAAGGTCTTCATCGACAACTACATGCGTCGCGACACAGACTACGAGAGGCTTGTAAGGATGGGGATAGACGGTTCCGTGGAAGCGGAACGCAAGGTCCGCGAAGCATGCCTGAGAGAAGGCCTGGAGCTAATCTCAGAACGTTGA
- a CDS encoding cyclophilin-like fold protein — MNKIIIRARNAVFEGELDDSDISNSIWLSCPHKLDINMLGGMIYCDMPLDVVLPKENRTTEMEVGDIAYWPKVGAFCLFFGPTPLSGEDRKPVAPYEMIKIGRINGDCSELEDAGDRQRLVLESTF, encoded by the coding sequence ATGAACAAGATTATCATCAGGGCAAGGAACGCTGTATTCGAGGGAGAACTGGACGATTCGGACATATCGAATTCCATCTGGCTGTCCTGCCCGCACAAGCTGGACATCAACATGCTCGGAGGAATGATCTACTGCGACATGCCCCTCGATGTCGTCCTCCCCAAGGAGAACCGCACCACAGAGATGGAGGTCGGTGACATCGCATACTGGCCGAAGGTCGGGGCATTCTGCCTGTTCTTCGGACCGACCCCGCTGAGCGGCGAGGACCGCAAACCGGTCGCACCTTACGAGATGATAAAGATCGGAAGGATCAACGGCGACTGCTCCGAACTCGAAGATGCCGGCGACAGGCAGCGCCTCGTGCTCGAATCAACGTTCTGA
- the ilvC gene encoding ketol-acid reductoisomerase, whose product MQIYRDKDVDLSIFDGKKIAVLGYGSQGRAQALCFKDSGLDVTVGVRINGPSWKQAKEDGMKVTDFVDAVKDADVVMMLLPDEVQPEIYKEFVEPNLKKGCALEFAHGFAITFKTIVPPDDVDVIMMAPKGPGNMIRNIYQEGFGVPAMVCIHQDVSGKAKDIALALAKGMGCTRAGVFESTFQREACTDLFGEQAVLCGGITALIKAGFDTLVEAGYPPEMAYFEVLHETKLVVDLINRGGLDYMWQEVSNTAEYGGLTRRDRIVNDDSRAEMKKILKEIEDGTFAGQWVAEWNAGLPNLKKMEEEERNLQIEKVGKEIRELFLKRNN is encoded by the coding sequence ATGCAGATCTATCGCGACAAGGACGTTGACCTGAGCATATTCGACGGCAAGAAGATCGCTGTCCTGGGCTATGGCTCCCAAGGCAGAGCGCAGGCACTGTGCTTCAAGGATTCCGGACTCGACGTAACGGTCGGTGTCAGGATTAACGGCCCTTCTTGGAAACAGGCCAAGGAGGATGGGATGAAGGTCACTGATTTCGTGGACGCGGTGAAGGATGCCGATGTCGTCATGATGCTCCTGCCGGACGAGGTCCAGCCGGAGATCTACAAGGAGTTCGTGGAACCCAATCTGAAGAAGGGCTGTGCATTGGAATTCGCCCACGGATTCGCCATCACTTTCAAGACAATCGTACCGCCGGATGACGTGGACGTCATAATGATGGCCCCCAAAGGCCCCGGCAACATGATCAGGAACATCTATCAAGAAGGATTCGGGGTCCCCGCAATGGTCTGCATCCATCAGGATGTCTCCGGAAAGGCGAAGGACATCGCACTCGCCCTCGCGAAGGGAATGGGTTGCACCCGTGCCGGTGTGTTCGAATCCACTTTCCAGAGGGAGGCCTGCACCGACCTGTTCGGAGAGCAGGCGGTTCTCTGCGGAGGGATCACAGCTCTGATCAAGGCCGGCTTCGACACATTGGTGGAAGCGGGATATCCTCCCGAGATGGCCTATTTCGAGGTACTCCACGAGACCAAGCTGGTCGTCGACCTGATCAACAGGGGAGGCCTGGACTACATGTGGCAGGAAGTCTCCAACACCGCCGAGTACGGCGGTCTTACCAGAAGGGACAGGATCGTCAACGATGATTCCAGAGCAGAGATGAAGAAGATACTCAAGGAGATCGAGGACGGCACATTCGCCGGCCAATGGGTCGCTGAATGGAACGCAGGCCTACCGAATCTCAAGAAGATGGAAGAGGAAGAGAGGAACCTCCAGATCGAGAAGGTCGGCAAGGAGATCCGCGAGCTCTTCCTGAAGAGGAACAACTGA
- a CDS encoding InlB B-repeat-containing protein — MNRVATVSIVIVIALACVLGASLVVNEPPNKHYSITYELDGGTISEDAPKQYTPGDELEIPNPSKTDLIFDGWFLDKDHETRFTGDTTDLTGNITLYALWGDDLSGHSITFSKSGEYKRGINPYSISGTLTCTYLYFNEDKRSYYIQNDDVTTYKYLYTGSEMTLTDSSTYWSSEIPRTIIDHYTETITTDNGDEILCNVVEYLNNNGSKEKQWTDANGWITYKIVSYYGTDDNYLYRFIYEYAYDEIIEIEKSCELTVLTGCGIEVTGNESPYKIGATARLKASVDSEVEFAGWYDSSFNLISKDLEVDIIIGGSMTVYALNGKDNDLTLESDTELDLDEVFGLTDATYTIKNLDTGETITVSGEYSFPDGGKYTVVASTESAIGSYYIVTVNGNVDRTFKWYFENELYTVTIGIDYNDLQYAREYYTISQRQQSSDHVHDKDFVTLSYTDTTMAPYMEELVDKMLSALREKHSNITEDLLLNYILKFTQYITYQSDEEYMGYTEYWKLPLETLYDQGGDCEDTSILFCAIAHQCREKVNLNYKTALLLLPSHMAGAVKQTGSTEWSYCETTSTDYKLEEIPSGMKSYISDKRYTLVEIP; from the coding sequence ATGAACAGAGTAGCGACAGTCTCGATTGTCATAGTAATCGCCCTAGCCTGTGTGCTTGGGGCATCGCTTGTGGTGAACGAACCGCCGAACAAGCATTATTCCATCACGTACGAACTGGATGGAGGCACCATTTCGGAGGATGCGCCTAAACAGTACACCCCTGGCGATGAACTGGAGATCCCCAACCCTTCTAAGACGGATCTGATATTCGACGGATGGTTCCTGGACAAGGATCATGAGACACGTTTCACCGGTGACACCACGGACCTCACCGGCAACATCACTCTGTACGCGCTCTGGGGGGACGACCTGTCTGGCCACTCCATCACGTTCAGCAAGAGTGGAGAATATAAGAGAGGCATCAACCCCTACTCTATATCAGGAACCCTCACATGCACATACCTCTACTTCAACGAAGATAAACGCTCCTACTACATCCAGAACGATGACGTTACCACATACAAGTACCTGTATACTGGAAGCGAGATGACCCTCACCGATTCCAGCACATATTGGTCATCGGAAATACCGCGCACCATAATAGACCACTACACCGAAACAATTACCACTGACAACGGCGACGAGATCCTATGCAATGTCGTGGAATACCTCAACAATAACGGTTCTAAAGAAAAGCAGTGGACAGATGCCAATGGATGGATAACCTACAAAATCGTGAGCTACTACGGAACCGATGATAATTACCTCTACCGCTTCATATACGAGTATGCCTACGATGAGATCATCGAAATCGAGAAATCGTGCGAGCTTACCGTTCTCACGGGATGTGGAATCGAGGTCACGGGTAACGAAAGCCCCTACAAGATTGGGGCGACTGCAAGATTGAAAGCCAGTGTGGATTCCGAAGTAGAGTTCGCAGGATGGTACGACTCTAGTTTCAATCTCATCTCGAAGGATCTAGAGGTAGACATCATCATTGGAGGCTCCATGACCGTCTACGCTCTCAACGGCAAAGACAATGACTTGACTCTTGAATCCGATACAGAACTCGATCTGGATGAAGTATTCGGATTGACTGATGCGACATATACCATCAAGAATCTCGATACTGGAGAAACAATCACCGTATCTGGAGAGTACAGCTTCCCCGACGGCGGGAAATATACTGTTGTCGCCTCTACTGAGAGCGCCATTGGATCATACTATATCGTCACAGTCAATGGAAACGTTGACCGTACATTCAAGTGGTATTTCGAAAACGAGCTTTACACTGTCACGATTGGAATCGATTATAATGATTTACAGTATGCCAGAGAGTACTACACTATAAGTCAGAGGCAGCAGAGCTCAGACCATGTTCATGACAAAGATTTTGTAACCCTAAGCTACACTGATACCACAATGGCTCCTTACATGGAGGAGCTAGTGGATAAGATGCTGTCTGCCCTCAGGGAGAAGCACTCCAATATAACAGAAGATTTGCTACTGAATTACATCCTTAAGTTCACACAATACATCACATATCAGTCCGATGAGGAATACATGGGCTATACAGAGTATTGGAAGCTCCCTCTAGAGACTCTATACGACCAAGGAGGAGACTGTGAAGACACTTCGATCCTGTTCTGTGCCATCGCACATCAGTGCAGGGAAAAGGTGAACCTGAACTACAAGACCGCGCTCCTGCTTCTGCCCAGTCACATGGCTGGAGCGGTCAAGCAGACCGGCAGTACTGAATGGAGCTACTGCGAGACTACCTCAACGGATTACAAGCTGGAAGAGATCCCGTCTGGAATGAAGAGCTACATCAGCGACAAGAGGTACACGTTGGTAGAGATCCCATAA
- a CDS encoding cysteine hydrolase, translating into MIVESIWGKKMALVIIDPQRKFSLDIPDWEDRARPAVEAINSFAKEFRSRGRPVIFIHFDGPSHTGYSGDDADSWLPGLESFDSDIVVHKCHMNCFKETDLEKVLRDSGSDCALFTGMLTEYCVISTYFAASERGIVPYLGKDALIPYNSKGNEAAELICSTAGMETVRRFLDGEQAPIRMVH; encoded by the coding sequence ATGATCGTTGAATCCATCTGGGGGAAGAAGATGGCCCTCGTCATCATAGATCCCCAGCGCAAGTTCTCCTTGGACATCCCCGATTGGGAAGACAGGGCGCGGCCGGCCGTGGAGGCCATCAATTCCTTCGCGAAGGAGTTCCGCAGCCGCGGCAGACCAGTGATCTTCATCCATTTCGACGGTCCGTCCCATACCGGTTACTCGGGGGACGATGCGGATTCGTGGCTGCCTGGATTGGAGTCCTTCGATTCGGATATCGTGGTGCACAAGTGTCACATGAACTGCTTCAAGGAGACGGATCTCGAGAAGGTCCTCAGGGATTCAGGATCGGACTGCGCTTTGTTCACAGGCATGCTGACGGAATACTGCGTCATCAGCACGTACTTCGCTGCTTCGGAAAGGGGAATAGTACCTTATCTGGGGAAGGACGCGCTGATCCCTTACAACTCCAAGGGCAACGAGGCCGCAGAGCTGATATGCAGCACCGCAGGCATGGAGACCGTCAGGAGATTCCTGGACGGCGAGCAGGCACCGATCAGGATGGTGCACTGA
- a CDS encoding YegP family protein, with product MGKFIVKKTSNDGFAFSLAANNHEVIGVSQTYSSMSALKNGIESVKKNADVEIEDQTVQDFEELKCPKWEIYTDKAGEFRFRLKASNGEIILAASEGYTAKANAKKGIESVRNNKDSETEVVEE from the coding sequence ATGGGAAAATTTATCGTCAAGAAGACGTCAAATGACGGATTTGCCTTCAGCCTTGCAGCTAACAACCACGAGGTCATCGGAGTCTCTCAGACCTACTCGTCCATGTCCGCTCTGAAGAACGGAATCGAGTCTGTTAAGAAGAACGCAGATGTCGAGATCGAGGACCAGACCGTCCAGGACTTCGAGGAGCTCAAATGCCCCAAGTGGGAGATCTACACCGACAAAGCCGGTGAGTTCAGATTCAGGCTCAAAGCCTCCAACGGCGAGATCATCCTTGCAGCATCCGAGGGATACACTGCAAAGGCCAACGCCAAGAAGGGAATCGAGTCCGTCAGGAACAACAAGGACTCTGAGACCGAAGTGGTCGAGGAGTGA
- a CDS encoding nitrous oxide-stimulated promoter family protein encodes MTLVNGTGDRKEALEFMIRAHCVRKHGTSEICDQCAALLEYAFDRIDSCPNHETGVRCKGCPTRCYNRDMASMMEDVLDSELPRLILHPVMLKKYRNW; translated from the coding sequence ATGACTCTCGTCAACGGCACTGGAGATCGCAAGGAAGCGTTGGAGTTCATGATCAGGGCGCACTGCGTCCGCAAGCATGGCACCAGCGAGATATGCGATCAATGCGCAGCATTGCTGGAGTACGCCTTCGACCGCATCGACTCCTGTCCGAATCACGAGACAGGGGTAAGGTGCAAAGGATGTCCGACCCGCTGTTACAACCGCGATATGGCCAGTATGATGGAGGATGTCCTTGATTCCGAGTTGCCAAGATTGATCCTTCATCCTGTCATGCTGAAGAAATACCGTAACTGGTAA